From a region of the Thermoplasmata archaeon genome:
- a CDS encoding NAD(P)/FAD-dependent oxidoreductase encodes MLEAFDVAIVGGGHNGLVAAAYLARAGLRVLVLERRASLGGPVATEPIAPGFRGPTGATVCGLLRPEIVEDLNLFGRGVQFIPVDPEVVALGDGKALRLWRDMRKTQSELSSVSAKDSEAYPRFVEFLSQFAAALDPLMAMAPPNLAAPTLGEQAGLVRRALRLRRLGKAVMQQMLRLPPMPVRDVLDEWFESELLKASLSVDALLGTFEGPWSPGTAFGLIRHFLPGVHGSAWSFVRGGMGTLAAALGDAARAAGATIRTESEVRRILSGGNRVTGVELATGEIIEAKVVASNADPKRTFLRLVASEELGPEFLVQVRNFQMNGVVAKVNFALDAAPTLAAWPDGTPAHFRVCPSMEYIERAYDDAKYGKVSGNPFLDVFVPTTLDPNLAPPGKHVLSATVQYAPYGLRRGTWDKEGEKLGDRVQALLDEAIPGFKRLVIARQVLTPADFETRFALTEGHIYHGEMTLNQSFVLRPVPGWSRYRTPIEGLYLCGSGAHPGGGITGAPGLNASREILRDWPHFARAA; translated from the coding sequence ATGCTCGAGGCGTTCGACGTCGCGATCGTCGGAGGGGGCCACAACGGCCTCGTCGCGGCGGCGTACCTCGCGCGCGCCGGGCTCCGCGTGCTCGTGCTCGAACGCCGCGCGAGCCTCGGCGGCCCGGTCGCGACGGAACCAATCGCTCCGGGATTCCGTGGGCCGACGGGCGCCACGGTGTGCGGCCTGCTTCGCCCGGAAATCGTCGAGGACCTGAACCTCTTCGGACGAGGCGTCCAGTTCATCCCCGTCGATCCGGAGGTCGTCGCCCTCGGGGACGGCAAGGCGTTGCGGCTCTGGCGGGACATGCGGAAGACACAATCCGAACTCTCGAGCGTTTCCGCCAAAGATTCGGAGGCGTATCCGCGGTTCGTCGAGTTCCTATCCCAGTTCGCGGCGGCGCTCGATCCACTCATGGCCATGGCGCCCCCGAACCTCGCCGCGCCGACCCTCGGAGAGCAGGCAGGTCTCGTCCGCCGAGCGCTCCGGCTCCGAAGGCTCGGGAAGGCGGTCATGCAGCAAATGCTGCGGCTGCCTCCAATGCCGGTCCGAGACGTGCTCGACGAGTGGTTCGAGTCGGAACTCCTGAAGGCGAGCCTCTCGGTCGACGCGTTGCTCGGGACCTTCGAGGGGCCTTGGTCCCCGGGGACCGCATTCGGGCTGATCCGGCACTTCCTTCCCGGGGTCCACGGGAGCGCCTGGTCGTTCGTCCGCGGAGGGATGGGCACCCTCGCCGCGGCCCTCGGGGACGCTGCGCGGGCTGCCGGCGCGACGATCCGGACGGAATCCGAGGTGCGCCGGATCCTGAGCGGGGGAAATCGCGTGACAGGAGTGGAGCTTGCAACGGGCGAGATCATCGAGGCAAAGGTCGTCGCCTCGAACGCGGATCCGAAGCGGACCTTCCTGCGCCTCGTCGCGTCAGAGGAGCTGGGCCCGGAGTTCCTCGTCCAGGTCCGCAACTTCCAGATGAACGGGGTCGTGGCGAAGGTGAACTTCGCCCTCGACGCTGCGCCGACCCTCGCCGCATGGCCGGACGGGACCCCCGCCCACTTCCGCGTGTGCCCGTCGATGGAATACATCGAACGAGCCTACGACGATGCGAAGTACGGGAAAGTTTCCGGAAATCCGTTCCTCGACGTGTTCGTCCCGACGACCCTCGATCCGAACCTCGCTCCTCCGGGGAAACACGTCTTGTCGGCGACGGTCCAGTATGCGCCGTACGGGTTGCGGCGAGGGACCTGGGACAAGGAAGGGGAGAAGCTGGGCGATCGGGTTCAGGCTCTCCTCGACGAGGCCATCCCTGGCTTCAAGCGGCTCGTCATCGCCCGGCAAGTGCTCACGCCGGCGGACTTCGAGACGCGGTTCGCCCTGACGGAGGGCCACATCTACCACGGCGAGATGACGCTCAATCAATCGTTCGTCCTGCGGCCCGTCCCCGGCTGGTCGCGGTACCGAACGCCCATCGAGGGACTCTACCTCTGCGGTTCCGGCGCCCACCCAGGCGGCGGGATCACGGGAGCGCCCGGGCTGAATGCGTCCAGAGAAATCCTGAGAGACTGGCCGCATTTCGCGAGAGCGGCCTGA
- a CDS encoding peroxiredoxin encodes MADLLEPGTEAPDFEGVTQDGREIRLRDFEGRPVVLYFYPEDDTPGCTREACAFRDDLGALKDFRAEVLGVSVQDAASHRAFRERYGLNFDLVADPDKRIARSYNALGLFGVAKRVTYVIGPTRKILAAYRRIDPGSHSREALRVLSEAVGK; translated from the coding sequence ATGGCCGATCTCCTCGAGCCCGGAACGGAAGCCCCGGATTTCGAGGGCGTCACCCAGGATGGCCGGGAGATCCGGCTCCGCGATTTCGAGGGTCGGCCCGTCGTCCTGTACTTCTACCCCGAAGACGACACGCCCGGGTGCACACGGGAGGCGTGCGCGTTCCGCGACGACCTCGGTGCGCTCAAGGACTTCCGCGCGGAGGTGCTCGGGGTGAGCGTCCAAGACGCCGCCTCGCACCGCGCGTTTCGGGAACGGTATGGGCTCAACTTCGACCTCGTGGCGGATCCGGACAAGCGGATTGCGCGGTCGTACAACGCCCTGGGCCTGTTCGGCGTCGCGAAGCGCGTCACGTACGTCATTGGACCGACTCGGAAAATCCTGGCGGCGTACCGCCGCATCGATCCCGGGTCGCACAGCCGGGAAGCCCTCCGAGTCCTGTCCGAGGCGGTGGGGAAATGA
- the dinB gene encoding DNA polymerase IV yields the protein MLKSPRIIFHVDMDAFYVSVERRDHPELVGKPVIVGADPKGGKGRGVVMACSYEAREIGIRSGMPIGLAWRKAPDAVYLRPNYDLYGSVSESVIDVLRSFADVLEHVSIDEAFLDVSTKVRGFDDAAAYALRVKAAVREREGLACTIGAAPNKSVAKIASDLAKPDGLKVVRPEEVTAFLDPLPVTKISGVGPKTAELLERVGVRTVGELARSKGTELKKILGKNSVWLWGIARGLEQLPVEERPDPKSISVERTFERDVADWSRVEETLRDVAHNVFLRARAQGATFRTIGIKIRFEGFQTHLRERTLASNVLDEDVLARVCGELLSEFAGNSHRVRLLGVRVTKLERPKTKQPRLSSFE from the coding sequence ATGCTCAAGTCTCCGCGGATTATCTTCCATGTAGACATGGATGCCTTCTACGTCAGCGTGGAACGGAGGGATCATCCGGAGCTCGTCGGGAAGCCGGTTATCGTCGGTGCCGATCCGAAAGGCGGCAAGGGCCGCGGCGTCGTGATGGCTTGCAGCTACGAGGCCCGCGAGATCGGGATCCGGAGCGGCATGCCCATCGGCCTGGCGTGGCGCAAGGCGCCGGACGCGGTCTACCTCCGACCGAACTACGATCTCTACGGGTCCGTCTCGGAGAGCGTCATCGACGTCCTGCGGTCCTTCGCGGATGTCCTCGAGCATGTGAGCATCGACGAAGCGTTTCTTGACGTCAGCACGAAGGTACGCGGCTTCGACGACGCGGCGGCGTATGCACTCCGCGTCAAGGCGGCCGTACGCGAACGGGAGGGTCTGGCCTGCACGATCGGCGCCGCGCCGAACAAGTCCGTCGCCAAGATTGCGTCGGATTTGGCGAAGCCCGACGGTCTGAAGGTCGTGCGTCCCGAGGAGGTGACCGCCTTCCTCGATCCGCTTCCGGTCACGAAGATCAGCGGGGTCGGCCCGAAGACCGCCGAGCTGCTCGAACGCGTCGGAGTCCGGACGGTCGGCGAGCTGGCTCGATCCAAAGGGACGGAGCTCAAGAAGATTCTGGGGAAGAACTCCGTTTGGCTGTGGGGCATCGCGCGCGGCCTCGAACAACTCCCCGTCGAAGAGAGGCCGGACCCGAAGTCGATCAGCGTCGAGCGGACGTTCGAGCGGGACGTCGCGGACTGGAGCCGGGTCGAAGAGACGTTGCGCGACGTGGCGCACAACGTCTTCCTGCGGGCACGTGCTCAAGGCGCGACCTTCCGGACGATCGGGATCAAGATCCGGTTCGAAGGCTTCCAAACCCATCTCCGGGAACGGACCTTGGCGTCGAACGTCCTCGACGAGGACGTGTTGGCGCGGGTATGCGGGGAACTCCTCTCCGAATTCGCCGGGAACTCGCATCGGGTCCGGCTCCTCGGCGTTCGGGTGACGAAGCTCGAGCGTCCGAAGACGAAACAGCCGAGGCTCTCGTCGTTCGAGTGA
- a CDS encoding DUF72 domain-containing protein, which produces MALKDKLRVGCSGWGYDDWLGGFYPPGTPKSDYLKLYGTVFDCVEVDSSFYRNPGPAMTKGWYKSTPPGFLFAMKMPKRITHEKKLKDVTEPLGWFYASAKELREKCGPLVAQLPPSIKFDSHWTVMQAFIQALEVEKYPHAIEFRHKSWFREDVYKLLRDRNITSVWSENQYLRTPTEVTSDQVYLRMVGDREITEFKEVQKDKSAEMRSWYKDLEDSPDSVKGALVFFNNHYAGFGPGSVNEFRRLAGLMEYEFPANALAPAGQRSLGDFG; this is translated from the coding sequence ATGGCGCTCAAGGACAAGCTCCGCGTGGGCTGCAGCGGCTGGGGGTACGACGACTGGCTCGGCGGGTTCTACCCGCCCGGCACGCCGAAGTCGGACTACCTCAAGCTCTACGGCACCGTGTTCGACTGCGTCGAGGTGGATTCGTCGTTCTACCGCAACCCCGGGCCTGCCATGACGAAAGGGTGGTACAAGTCCACCCCTCCCGGCTTCCTCTTCGCGATGAAGATGCCGAAGCGGATCACGCACGAGAAGAAGCTCAAGGACGTGACGGAGCCGCTGGGCTGGTTCTACGCGTCCGCCAAGGAACTCCGGGAGAAGTGCGGCCCCCTCGTCGCGCAGCTGCCGCCGTCGATCAAGTTCGATTCCCACTGGACGGTGATGCAGGCGTTCATCCAGGCCCTCGAGGTCGAGAAGTACCCTCACGCGATCGAGTTCCGCCACAAGTCGTGGTTCCGCGAGGACGTGTACAAGCTGCTCCGGGATCGGAACATCACGAGCGTGTGGTCCGAGAACCAGTACCTGCGGACGCCGACGGAAGTGACGTCGGACCAGGTGTACCTTCGGATGGTCGGGGACCGCGAGATCACGGAGTTTAAGGAGGTCCAGAAAGACAAGTCCGCGGAGATGCGCTCTTGGTACAAGGACCTCGAGGATTCCCCGGATTCGGTGAAGGGCGCCCTGGTCTTCTTCAACAACCACTATGCGGGTTTCGGCCCAGGGAGCGTGAACGAGTTCCGGCGCCTCGCGGGCTTGATGGAGTACGAGTTCCCCGCGAACGCCTTGGCTCCCGCAGGTCAAAGGAGCCTCGGCGATTTCGGCTGA
- a CDS encoding cation:proton antiporter, translating into MDILLSLLILLVGARLSGELAARVKAPALVGEILAGIILGPSVLGFVRPDAAIQELANLGIFFIVYLAALELTLADIRRSIRDSGIFIAIGAFTIPALAGTALGGAIGLPPSSAMFLGIALAFTALPVLARILSDLELLHTPLGRSLLSAGLLCDVAGLASIGLLVNLNGPLGLDVWAAAVLLLKFGVFFAAMMSVDMIFRYRHGALGAWILRSSRHLLTKESAFALPFLVALGFAFLADALGLHFIVGAFFGTLLVAEHVIADRDVKAVRSATSAVTMGVFGPVFFAFIGLTFQVGSLGNLGLVGAVLGVAAASKFVGGYVGAAWSHMSRRDRVAAGIGMNGRGAMELVVATLGLELGLIDGTLFSILVLTGVVTTLMTPFGLRFILRRTKSADLSPAHPPAPGDAGGLNGGT; encoded by the coding sequence ATGGACATCCTCCTCAGCCTCTTGATCCTGCTCGTCGGCGCGCGCTTGTCGGGCGAGTTGGCCGCGCGAGTCAAGGCCCCGGCGCTCGTCGGGGAAATCCTTGCGGGCATCATCCTGGGGCCGTCCGTCCTCGGTTTCGTTCGCCCAGACGCGGCGATCCAGGAACTCGCGAATCTCGGGATCTTCTTCATCGTCTACCTCGCGGCGTTGGAGCTGACCCTCGCGGACATCCGACGATCCATCCGGGATAGCGGTATCTTCATCGCGATCGGTGCGTTCACGATCCCCGCGCTGGCGGGCACCGCACTCGGCGGCGCAATCGGGCTGCCCCCCAGCTCCGCGATGTTCCTGGGCATTGCGCTCGCTTTCACCGCCCTGCCCGTCCTGGCCCGGATCCTCTCCGATTTGGAGTTGTTGCACACGCCCCTCGGTCGCAGCCTGCTGTCGGCGGGGCTGCTCTGCGACGTGGCGGGACTCGCTTCGATTGGCCTCCTCGTGAACCTGAACGGCCCGCTTGGCCTGGACGTGTGGGCCGCTGCGGTCCTCTTGCTGAAGTTCGGCGTGTTCTTTGCGGCGATGATGAGCGTGGACATGATCTTCCGCTACCGCCACGGAGCCCTCGGCGCGTGGATCCTGCGTTCGTCGAGACACCTCCTCACGAAGGAATCCGCGTTCGCCCTGCCTTTCCTGGTCGCTTTGGGATTCGCGTTCCTGGCGGACGCCCTGGGCCTGCACTTCATCGTCGGGGCCTTCTTCGGAACCCTCCTCGTCGCGGAGCACGTGATCGCCGATCGCGACGTCAAGGCGGTCCGGTCCGCCACCTCGGCAGTCACGATGGGGGTATTCGGACCCGTGTTCTTCGCCTTCATCGGCCTGACGTTTCAGGTCGGGAGCCTCGGTAACCTCGGCCTCGTCGGCGCGGTCCTTGGCGTCGCGGCCGCGAGCAAGTTCGTCGGAGGGTATGTCGGGGCCGCGTGGTCCCACATGTCGCGCCGCGATCGCGTCGCGGCGGGAATCGGCATGAACGGCCGTGGGGCGATGGAACTCGTCGTCGCGACGCTCGGCCTCGAGCTGGGACTCATCGATGGAACCCTGTTTTCGATCCTCGTCCTGACGGGCGTGGTCACAACGTTGATGACGCCGTTTGGGCTCCGGTTCATCCTGCGCCGCACGAAGTCCGCGGATTTGAGTCCTGCGCATCCCCCCGCGCCAGGGGACGCGGGCGGGCTCAACGGCGGTACGTGA
- a CDS encoding adenosylhomocysteinase, with protein MSELGERGARRIEWARDHMPVLAAIRDELKREKTLRGLRIGMALHVEAKTGVLALSLRESGATVRLASCNPLSTDDSVATALEEVHGLEVYARKWQSTEEYYENLHKVLDLKPDLVIDDGADLVFLLHTKRTELLPGVRGGNEETTTGVIRLRAMERDGALRFPIIDVNDAQMKHLFDNRYGTGQSTIDGLMTATNLVIAGKTFVVAGYGWTGRGIAMRAHGLGAHVVVTEVDPVKALEASMDGFEVLPMRAAAKVADFIVTATGCKDIVTAAHFPGLKDGVVLANSGHFDNEISKADLERLSKGERRVREFVDEYRLPGGKRVYLLAEGRLVNIAAGQGHPVEIMDMSFAIQAGAAGYLAQHASSLKPRVYAVPADLDLKVARLKLRSSGIRIDRLTKEQRAYLDSWREGT; from the coding sequence ATGTCGGAGCTCGGCGAGCGCGGCGCCCGTCGCATCGAATGGGCTCGCGACCACATGCCCGTGCTCGCGGCGATCCGGGACGAGCTGAAACGAGAGAAGACCCTTCGAGGCCTCCGCATCGGAATGGCGTTGCACGTCGAGGCGAAGACGGGCGTCCTCGCCCTGTCGCTCCGGGAATCCGGCGCGACCGTCCGGCTCGCGTCGTGCAATCCCCTGTCGACGGACGACAGCGTTGCGACGGCTCTGGAGGAGGTCCACGGCCTCGAGGTGTACGCCCGCAAGTGGCAGTCCACCGAGGAATACTACGAGAACCTGCACAAGGTCCTCGACCTCAAGCCCGATCTCGTGATCGACGACGGGGCGGACCTCGTTTTCCTCCTTCACACCAAGAGGACGGAGCTGTTGCCCGGCGTCCGCGGAGGGAACGAGGAGACCACCACGGGCGTGATTCGCCTCCGCGCCATGGAGCGGGACGGCGCCCTGCGGTTCCCGATCATCGACGTCAACGACGCGCAGATGAAGCATCTGTTCGACAACCGCTACGGGACCGGCCAGAGCACGATCGACGGCCTGATGACCGCGACGAATCTCGTAATCGCCGGCAAGACGTTCGTCGTCGCGGGATACGGGTGGACGGGCCGTGGGATCGCGATGCGCGCCCACGGCCTCGGCGCCCACGTCGTCGTGACGGAAGTCGACCCGGTCAAGGCGCTCGAAGCCTCGATGGACGGATTCGAGGTCCTGCCGATGCGGGCCGCCGCGAAGGTGGCCGATTTCATCGTCACCGCGACCGGATGCAAGGACATCGTCACGGCGGCGCATTTCCCCGGGCTGAAAGACGGCGTCGTCCTCGCGAATTCGGGCCACTTCGACAACGAAATTTCGAAGGCGGACCTCGAGCGGCTCTCGAAGGGGGAGCGACGCGTTCGCGAATTCGTCGACGAGTACAGACTTCCGGGCGGGAAGCGCGTCTACCTCCTGGCGGAAGGCAGGCTCGTGAACATCGCGGCCGGGCAGGGCCATCCCGTTGAGATCATGGACATGAGTTTCGCCATCCAGGCCGGCGCGGCCGGGTATCTCGCGCAGCACGCCTCGAGCCTGAAGCCGCGTGTCTACGCCGTCCCCGCCGACCTCGACCTCAAAGTCGCTCGCTTGAAGCTCCGCAGTTCAGGAATCCGAATCGATCGGCTCACGAAGGAGCAACGCGCCTACCTCGATTCGTGGCGCGAAGGGACCTGA
- a CDS encoding MtnX-like HAD-IB family phosphatase, with translation MRAKRAVLSDFDGTITRTDVAEAILAEFAPPAWWEIEELHRARQIGTRETMARQFALLHTKQDDLLRFIDAHVEIDETFLDFVRFCEAGGILVEIVSEGLDFYVRHVLRKWDIRLPVRTNRAVFEGGIVRIEYPWADPTCTLCGTCKLLRLFELRAEGYRTAYVGDGHSDLCPALEADLVFAKEELARLCDEEEIPYHRFERFADVQRGLAAFA, from the coding sequence CTGCGGGCGAAACGAGCGGTCCTCAGCGACTTCGACGGCACGATCACCCGCACCGACGTCGCCGAGGCGATCTTGGCCGAGTTCGCGCCACCCGCATGGTGGGAGATCGAGGAACTCCACCGCGCCCGCCAGATCGGAACGCGGGAGACGATGGCGCGGCAGTTCGCGCTGCTCCACACGAAACAGGACGACCTCCTGCGTTTCATCGACGCCCACGTCGAGATCGATGAGACGTTCCTCGACTTCGTCCGTTTCTGTGAAGCCGGCGGGATTCTCGTCGAAATCGTGAGTGAGGGCCTTGACTTCTATGTGCGCCATGTCCTGCGGAAGTGGGACATCCGCCTGCCCGTCCGGACCAACCGGGCGGTCTTCGAGGGCGGGATTGTGCGGATCGAGTATCCGTGGGCCGATCCGACGTGCACCCTATGCGGTACGTGCAAGCTGCTGCGCCTCTTCGAACTTCGGGCCGAAGGGTACCGGACGGCCTACGTCGGAGACGGACATTCGGACCTGTGCCCCGCCCTCGAGGCCGATCTCGTTTTCGCCAAGGAGGAGTTGGCCCGCCTGTGCGACGAAGAAGAAATCCCGTACCACCGCTTCGAGCGCTTCGCGGACGTGCAACGGGGCTTGGCGGCGTTCGCATGA
- a CDS encoding carbohydrate kinase family protein, giving the protein MRNFLGAFGHVAMDYIVSVRRLPRPNTSIEIVDRNRYFGGTAGNLARSAARLGVKTSLASFVGTDFPADYRSALAAEGVDLTDLRALPRASTPTAWIFSDPNGNQMAIIDQGPMKEAVRLPVLRHSVKDVDLVHLGTGRPQYYLRIAKLAEDLGRSIAFDPSQEIHYVYTAHQFRELIRRSTYFFGNEAEIARAKRFVRVTSTAGLARFAPVVVVTMGSRGSTVYTREERIRIPRVPPRRLVDVTGAGDAYRAGFYAGLSRGYDVRHCGILGSAVASYAVEAKGTQTNLPTWSQALSRAERHTSF; this is encoded by the coding sequence ATGAGGAACTTCCTCGGTGCGTTCGGCCACGTCGCGATGGACTACATCGTCAGCGTGCGCCGCCTCCCACGGCCGAACACGTCGATCGAGATCGTGGATCGGAACCGATATTTCGGCGGCACCGCCGGGAATCTCGCGAGGTCGGCCGCCCGGCTCGGCGTCAAGACGAGCCTGGCCTCGTTCGTCGGAACCGACTTCCCGGCGGACTATCGTTCCGCCCTGGCCGCGGAGGGCGTCGACCTCACGGACCTCCGCGCGCTCCCGCGGGCGAGCACCCCGACCGCCTGGATCTTCTCGGATCCGAACGGAAACCAAATGGCGATCATCGATCAAGGGCCGATGAAAGAGGCCGTGCGACTCCCAGTCCTCCGGCACTCCGTGAAAGACGTCGATCTGGTCCATCTGGGCACGGGCCGCCCACAGTACTATCTGCGAATCGCGAAACTCGCGGAGGACCTCGGCCGATCGATTGCGTTCGACCCGTCGCAAGAAATCCACTACGTGTACACGGCCCATCAGTTCCGCGAGCTCATCCGCCGCTCCACGTATTTCTTCGGGAACGAAGCGGAGATCGCCCGTGCGAAGCGTTTCGTGCGCGTCACCTCGACCGCCGGCCTGGCACGGTTCGCGCCCGTCGTCGTCGTCACGATGGGCTCGAGGGGGAGCACCGTGTACACGCGCGAAGAACGGATCCGAATCCCACGAGTCCCACCGCGCCGGCTCGTCGACGTGACCGGCGCGGGCGATGCATACCGGGCGGGATTCTACGCGGGACTTTCGCGGGGATACGACGTGCGGCACTGCGGCATCCTCGGCTCTGCGGTCGCGAGCTACGCCGTCGAAGCGAAGGGGACGCAGACGAACTTGCCCACGTGGTCGCAGGCACTGAGCCGGGCGGAGCGACACACGTCGTTCTAA
- a CDS encoding Lrp/AsnC ligand binding domain-containing protein: MAIGFVLISTAPAKEHEVYNELLKVKEIVELHPLFGEYDLIAKIEAEDFNVLGQVVVDKIRSIAGVIDTKTLTGIKF, from the coding sequence ATGGCCATCGGGTTCGTGCTCATTAGCACCGCTCCCGCTAAGGAGCACGAGGTGTACAACGAGCTCCTCAAGGTCAAGGAAATCGTGGAACTCCATCCCCTGTTCGGGGAGTACGACCTCATCGCAAAGATCGAAGCGGAGGACTTCAATGTCCTCGGTCAGGTCGTCGTCGACAAGATCCGATCCATCGCGGGCGTCATCGACACGAAGACCTTAACGGGAATCAAGTTCTGA
- the purE gene encoding 5-(carboxyamino)imidazole ribonucleotide mutase — protein sequence MAVEVLVVLGSKTDAEVGKKAASMLDEFGVGYEIVVASAHRTPDLLRDLIRNTTAKVFIAVAGLSAALPGTIASHTTKPVIGVPVSGKLNLDAVLSVSQMPPGVPVAAVGLDRGENAAILAVEILAVKDERLAEKLQEHREALKKWVLEDSRTLGE from the coding sequence ATGGCCGTCGAAGTGCTCGTCGTTCTGGGTTCCAAGACGGACGCCGAGGTCGGGAAGAAAGCCGCTTCGATGCTCGACGAATTCGGAGTCGGGTATGAAATCGTCGTCGCGTCCGCCCACCGGACTCCGGACCTGCTCCGCGACCTCATCCGGAACACGACCGCCAAGGTCTTCATCGCGGTGGCGGGCCTTTCGGCGGCGCTCCCCGGCACGATCGCATCGCACACGACGAAACCGGTCATCGGTGTGCCCGTTAGCGGGAAGCTGAACCTCGACGCGGTCCTGAGCGTCTCCCAGATGCCCCCGGGCGTGCCCGTCGCCGCGGTCGGCCTGGATCGAGGGGAGAACGCGGCGATCCTCGCGGTCGAGATCCTCGCGGTGAAGGACGAGCGGCTCGCGGAGAAGCTCCAGGAGCATCGCGAGGCGCTAAAGAAATGGGTCCTCGAGGACTCGCGGACGCTGGGAGAATGA
- the guaA gene encoding glutamine-hydrolyzing GMP synthase: MKFDADAFIREQVELIRNAVPGRAIIACSGGVDSTTAAVLAGRALGDRLLGVYVDTGLMRKAETEDVEHTLQTLGVNHRILRAADEFFAALRGVTDPEKKRTIIGRKFIELFEHEAKTFGADHLVQGTIAPDWIESGGQLRDRIKTHHNVAGLPAEMKLKLIEPLRDLYKDEVRAVARALGVRVAERQPFPGPALAVRVIGEVTPERVALVREASAIVEDEIQAAASRGLMPVPWQYFAVLVPVQTVGVHGDLRVYGHTVAVRAVESIDGMSATYSKIPHDVLDRISTRITNEVGGINRVVYDVSNKPPATIEWE, translated from the coding sequence ATGAAGTTCGATGCCGACGCGTTCATCCGCGAGCAGGTCGAGCTCATCCGGAACGCCGTGCCTGGCCGAGCGATCATCGCCTGCTCCGGAGGCGTCGACAGCACGACGGCCGCGGTCCTGGCGGGCCGGGCACTCGGAGACCGCCTCCTCGGCGTCTACGTCGACACGGGCCTCATGCGGAAAGCCGAGACCGAAGACGTCGAGCACACGCTCCAGACCCTGGGGGTAAATCACCGCATCCTCCGTGCCGCCGACGAATTCTTCGCGGCGCTCCGCGGCGTGACGGATCCGGAGAAGAAACGGACGATCATCGGTCGGAAGTTCATCGAGCTGTTCGAACACGAGGCGAAGACGTTCGGCGCGGATCACTTAGTCCAAGGCACCATCGCCCCGGACTGGATCGAGAGCGGCGGACAGCTGCGGGACCGCATCAAAACGCACCACAACGTCGCCGGCCTCCCGGCGGAAATGAAGCTGAAGCTCATCGAGCCGTTGCGGGACTTGTACAAGGACGAAGTCCGAGCGGTCGCCCGCGCGCTCGGGGTCCGCGTCGCCGAACGCCAGCCGTTTCCGGGACCCGCCCTCGCGGTGCGAGTCATTGGCGAAGTGACGCCGGAGCGGGTGGCGCTCGTCCGGGAGGCCTCGGCGATCGTGGAGGACGAAATCCAGGCGGCCGCGTCACGGGGGCTCATGCCGGTGCCCTGGCAGTACTTCGCGGTCCTCGTGCCCGTGCAGACCGTCGGCGTCCATGGCGACCTCCGCGTCTACGGACACACCGTCGCGGTGCGAGCGGTCGAATCGATCGATGGCATGAGCGCGACGTATTCGAAGATCCCCCACGATGTGCTCGACCGAATCTCGACCCGCATCACGAACGAGGTCGGCGGGATCAACCGCGTCGTGTACGACGTCTCGAATAAGCCTCCGGCCACGATCGAGTGGGAGTAG